A window of Fibrobacter sp. genomic DNA:
TCGAATGGCCCGTCTGGAATCTCCTGGCTCTCTTTTCCACATAATGGCGCACTCTATCGAGGGCAAAGAGCTCTTTGTCGATGACGATGACAGGCTCGATTTCCTTTCCCGTTTTGCGAAAGGGCTGAAAAAATGCGAATACCAGTGTTATGCATGGGTCCTGATGGACAACCATTACCACTTTCTTATCA
This region includes:
- a CDS encoding transposase, giving the protein MPRMARLESPGSLFHIMAHSIEGKELFVDDDDRLDFLSRFAKGLKKCEYQCYAWVLMDNHYHFLI